CATTAACAATTGGATTTGATAATGACTTAAAGTTAAATGAACGCTAATGTTTTCGATATTATTTTCCGAATAAAGAATATTAATTTCAAAATTGCTAATTTTGATTCCTTATAAAATTATAAAGAGAGATGGAAATAGCATCAAAATACGATCCTTCATTAACAGAAGATAAATGGTACAGGCATTGGATGGAGCAAGGGTTTTTCAATTCAGTTCCTGATGAAAGAGAGCCATATACTATTGTAATTCCACCACCAAATGTTACCGGGGTCCTGCATATGGGCCATATGCTTAACAATACCATTCAGGATGTTTTGGTAAGACGGGCACGCATGCAAGGTAAAAACGCATGTTGGGTTCCAGGAACAGATCATGCCTCTATTGCCACAGAAGCTAAAGTTGTGGCTATGCTTAAGGAAAAGGGAATTAATAAGGCAGATATTTCAAGAGAAGAGTTTTTAAAATATGCATGGGAATGGAAGGACAAGTATGGAGGCCTTATTCTTGATCAGCTTAAAAAACTTGGCGCTTCCTGTGATTGGAACCGCACAAGATTTACCATGGAAGAGGATCTTTCTGATGCAGTTATTTCAGTATTCATTGATTTGTACAATAAAGGATTTGTTTACCGGGGTGTACGAATGGTTAATTGGGATCCTGCTGGTAAAACTGCAGTTTCTGACGAAGAAGTAATTCACAAAGAGGTAAACTCTAAACTTTATTATGTAAAATATAAAATAGAGGGATCAGAGAATGAATGGATTACTATTGCTACAACTCGACCTGAAACAATTTTAGGCGATACTGCTGTTTGTGTTCATCCCCTCGATCAAAGGTATAAGCATTTGAAAGGCAAAAATGCCATAATTCCAATTGTTAACAGAGCTGTACCAATCATTTTTGATGAATATATTGATATGGAATTTGGTACAGGTGCTTTAAAGGTTACTCCTGCACATGATATTAATGATTATAATTTGGGAGTAAAGCATAAATTGGAGGTGATTGATACTATTAATGATGATGGTACAATGAGTGAACAGGCAGGTTTTTACATTGGGGAGGATCGATTTGCAGTTCGGAAAAAAATAGCAAATGATTTGCAAGAAGAGGGATACCTCATTAAGACTGAAGATATTAAAAACAAAGTTGGTTTTTCTGAAAGGACAAATGCTGTAATAGAACCAAAGCTATCTAGGCAATGGTTTGTAAAAATGGATAAAATTTCGGGGCCTGCACTTGAAAATGTGATGAATGACAATATAAAACTGGTTCCCGAAAAATTCAAAAACACTTACAGGAATTGGATGGAAAATGTTCATGACTGGTGCATTTCGCGACAGCTTTGGTGGGGGCAACAGATTCCGGCATGGTATAATGAAGATGGAGAAATTGTAGTTGCAAAAACAAGGAAAGAAGCAGGAGTTTTATTCAGTGAAAAATTTCCAAACAAAAACAATGAAAACATAAAACAGGACGAAGATGTTTTGGATACCTGGTTTTCTTCCTGGTTATGGCCAATTTCAGTTTTTGATGGTTTCAAAGATCCTGAGAATCCGGATATAAAATATTATTATCCTACCAATGATCTTGTAACAGGCCCGGACATACTCTTTTTCTGGGTGGCAAGAATGATCATGGCAGGATATGAATTTCGAGGCGAAAAACCCTTTTCCAATGTTTATTTAACAGGAATAGTAAGAGATAAACAAGGAAGGAAAATGTCAAAGCAGTTAGGTAATTCACCAGAACCATTAGATTTAATTAAAAATTTTGGAGCAGATGGTGTTCGTGTGGGCATGTTATTAAGCGCTCCTGCAGGCAATGATCTTCTTTTTGATGAATCATTGTGTGAACAAGGTAGAAACTTCAGTAATAAAATATGGAATGCATTCAGGTTAATTAAGGGTTGGCCGATTTCCAAGAGTATCGAGCAACCTAATGTGAATAAAATTGCAATTTCCTGGTTTAAAACAAAATTCAACGAAGAGTTAAAAACCATTAATGACCATTACACTAAGTACAGAATGTCGGATGCATTAATGGCCACCTATAAGCTTGTGTGGGATGACTTTTGTGCCTGGTATCTTGAAATAATTAAACCTGCATATGAACAACCAATTGACAGTAAAACAAGTGAAATAACTCTTGAGTTGCTTGAAAATTTACTAAAAGTGCTTCATCCATTTATTCCTTTTATTTCTGAAGAAATCTGGCATTGTATGTCCGAAAGAACTAAGGCAGATTGTATTATTGTTGCGAAATGGCCTGTGGTAAAGGAGCAGGGGGATATAGAAATTTTAGAAAAATTCAATACCGCATCGGATGTTGTTTCTGCAATTAGAAATTTAAGGAAGGAAAAAAATATTCCAATGAAAGAACAATTGGAACTGTATATAAAAGCGAATGAAACAGATGCATATACTTCAATGGATTCATTAATTTCAAAGCTATGTAATTTGAGTGGAATAAATTATGTTGAGGACAAGGTGGAAAATGCGTTCTCCTTTCTAATAAAATCAAATGAATATTTTATTCCTTTAAGTACAAAAATAGATATTGAGGCTGAAATTGAAAAACTGAACCATGAATTGGAATATACACATGGATTTTTACATTCAGTAACAAAGAAACTACAGAATGAAAAATTCGTTGCTAATGCTAAATCGGAGGTAATTGAAACCGAAAGAAAAAAGGCACACGATGCTGAAGCAAAGATTAAAGCTATTGAAGAAATATTGGCAAGCTATATTGGGAAATAAAAAAAATCAGGTATGCAATTAAGCATACCTGATTTTTTTACCCACTCTTAATACTGTGGTAGATTTAAATTTATTAAGCTTGCATAATTTTGAAACTGTGGTTCTGTGCTTCTTGGCAATTCCAGAAAGGGTATCTCCCTTTCTGACAGAATAATATTTAACAGCCCTAGCATTTACTACATAATCAAATAGGTGTTTATTTATAGCTAGTGTATCCATTTTAAGCCTGTTGTTTTCAAAACATATAATATCATTGGGATTAATTGCCTCCCCTTGAAATCTTACTTCAAAATGAAGATGACTTCCTGTGGAACGTCCTGTGTTTCCTCCAAACCCTATTAAATCCCCAGATCCAATAACATCGCCTAACTCAACACTTATTTTATCAAGGTGTGCATATAAGGTTTCTAAGCCATTATTATGCCTTACAACCACTACATTTCCATAGGAAGCACTTTTTTTAGCAATACGTACTGTACCTTCAAAAGCATTATAAACACTATCTCCAATTTGTAATTTTATATCAATGCCATAATGAAACCTACTGCCCCTAGTACCGAAGTTTGAAGTTACATAACCGGAAATTGGATGATGATAGTCGCATTTGTTTTCGTCTTGTAAAAAAACAAAAGTTGTGTCTGTTTTCTTGGTAAGGTCAAATTTATATGGGTGAATAACATAGTTATCCCAGCCTCCATACAAATCATGAGCAGGTATATTCATTGAAGAAAAATCATTTTGGCAAAAGGTAGAATTAATTTTCAAGCTTATTGAATCGGAATCAAGAGCTTCTTCATCTTCATCATTTTCATCTTCATCCTCGCCATGATCTTTGTTTTCATTGTTTTTTTTATCTTTTGTTTTTTCTGTAGAAGTATTTTTATTGTTGTTATTGTATATACAAGTATATGATACGGATGGATTTCCAGCATTTACTGAAAAACAAAACAGTAAAAAAGATATTAAAATGCTTAACTTCATTTATTCTATTGCTTTTTAAGAAGGGCTAAAAATAGTAAAACACTTTGTTTTAAACTACATGAAAATGATTTTTTTTACATAAAAATCAGCAGAATGCCCTCTAATAAAGGGTTTGCCGCTTGTTTTTTTACTTTGAAATAAAAAAAAAGTTTCATAAAATTAAAATAAATCATCTTTTTTAATAAAATTTATATTTAAGTTAATTCTTTATTAAGCCAGATTTAATAATGCTTTTAAAAATTAGACACTTTATGTTTTTTTATCCTTATAAAATATTTAATAAAAAAATTACGAGGTAAAAGAGAGCAAGAAGTTAGAAACTACTATGGATTCAAACTACTGTTTTAGATAAATATTTTTTATGAAAACATGTATTAATTTGTATTTTGAACCAGAAAAGTTCAGTACAAATTCATTTTAAATCATTTAATATTGATTAACTTCACCCATTGTTTGGAATAATAAATAGCTTTGATTTTATTTTTGTAACACAACAAAAATAAATGCAAAATTAAATGGCTTAGGAATAGAATATAAATTGGACAGGTAATTTGATTATGATTTTATAGCAACTATTTACCTTACATACCGTAAATGCTTATTGTAAATTGTTATTAAGGAATACCATTATTATTTTATTCAAATGAAAATTAAACTTTTATTTATTATTCCTTTATTCATTTTCTTTCAAAATCAATTTTCCTTTGCTCAAATAAAAAGTGAATCTTCTGGGATATTTGTTTTTGAAGGACTAGTTTATGGTTATGAAAATGATTCCTCAAGGAAATTATTTAAAAAAAACAAACAAACCGTACTGGAGGGACTTCTTGAAGGAGTGCAAATAAATGTTTACCAGAATAGTGAATTATCTTTTAAAACAGTTTCCGGTGCTAAAGGGGATTTTAAAATCACATTAAAACCAAATGTATTATATAAAGTCGAAGTTTTAAAAGAAGGTTATGATAATAACCTTCTTTACATTGACACTAAAGGTATTCCGGTTACAAACAAAAGTGATGTTTATCTATTTTCAGATGCCGAATTTCTTTTAAACAGTTATAATAATAAGGCAAATGTAAATGAGCCTGTTGGAAGACTATTGTATAATCCTGATAGTGGTTATATGGAGTTAGAACTTAATGGAAATTCAGTTAAAAAATCAGGTAAAAAAAACGACCAGGACAATTTAATTGAATTAATGAAAAGGGCAGTGCTGAAAAACAAAATGGCAAATCAATCTGAAAAATTATCAAAACAAAAAAACCTAATTGTTCAGTCAAAAGATCAAATAAAAAATTTACCCCTTAAAGAAATCAAACCAGAGAAAGTTTTTTCTGAATTTCACTTGAAACCAATAGGTATACGGAATAATGATAAAAAAAATTTCAAGGAACGTATTTTAGATATTCGTCAAGCTAGGATGCAACTTGAATTGGACAGGGCTCAGGCTACAACAAAAGAGGACAGTCTGTTAATTGAACAAAGAGAAATAGTGATAAATTGGGCAGAGGCAGAATTGAAGAGTGCAATTGTATTAATCAAAATACAAAAATCGAAATTAGAAATTCAAAACAAGGCACTGTATTTATCCTTATTGAGTTTATTGATGCTTCTAGTACTCTTTTTGTTTGCTTTTTGGCACTATAAGCACAAGGCAAAAATGAACCGATTGCTAATTAGGCAGAATCGAAGAATTCTTGATAGTATTAATTATGCCTGGCGTATTCAACAATCAGTCCTATTGAATGAAGATGAAATACATAAATTATTACCTGATTCGTTTATTTATTATCGCCCAAAGGATATAGTAAGTGGCGATTTTTATTGGCTCTCGGAAATAAATAACAGACTAATAATTGCTGTGGTTGATTGTACTGGTCATGGGGTACCAGGAGCATTTATGTCTTTAATTGGAAATACTCTTTTAAATCAAATCATTAATGAAAAACAAATTACAGATCCGGCCTCTGTTTTAAAAGAATTACACAAGGGTGTGCTTAAAGCCCTTCGTCAGGATAATAAGGAGAGCCTTTCTGAAGATGGCATGGAAATGTCAATTTGTGTTGTGGATCCAGTAAATAGTACCATGGAGTTTGCAGGGGCTATGAATCCAATTTATATTGTTACAGATGATAAGTTGCAGGTAATTAATGCAGATGTCAGATCAATTGGTGGAAAGAATCTGCGACTTGAAATGGAAAATCAAATTGAATTCACAACAAAGAAGGTTTCTTTGGGTGAAAATACTTCTGTTTATATGTTTACTGATGGATATATGGATCAATTTGGAGGCAGGAACAATAAAAAATTCAATACCATGAACTTTAAAAAATTGCTAATTGATATTCAGCATTTGGGAATGCAAGAACAAAAAATGGTAATACATAATACCATGGAGGATTGGAAAAAAGATAGAAACCAAATTGATGATATTTTAGTGGCTGGTTATAGCTTGGGAAAGCGACAAAAAAGTACAATTGAAAATTAAAATGGAATTATTTTTATTGAGAGGAATTTGAAATTTTTTTATTCAATTATTTTTAAATGGAATGGAATTTTCAAAATGCTTTTTATTTCCTGGCCCTTGATTTCCATTAGTTCATCATCCTGATTATAAAACCAGGTAATACTAACTTTACCACCGTTTTTTACTACTTTCTCCAATGTAATAAGTATTTTTAATACCTGTTTAACAGAACCGGAATTAAAATATTCTAAATTAATATTAAAATCAGTAAAGGACGAAGGCTCGTTTGCATAGTTTCTCATCCAGTTTAGAGCTGTCTCATAAAATTTTTCAGCATCCTCTGGCAGAGATCGGCCACTTATCTCGAATTTCATTTTTTCCTTATCCAAAACTACTTTAGGAGTATCTTCCGTAGCGTCAAAATAAATTGCTTTTTCCATTAATAAAGTAGTTATAAAGTAATG
This is a stretch of genomic DNA from Bacteroidota bacterium. It encodes these proteins:
- a CDS encoding SpoIIE family protein phosphatase; the encoded protein is MKIKLLFIIPLFIFFQNQFSFAQIKSESSGIFVFEGLVYGYENDSSRKLFKKNKQTVLEGLLEGVQINVYQNSELSFKTVSGAKGDFKITLKPNVLYKVEVLKEGYDNNLLYIDTKGIPVTNKSDVYLFSDAEFLLNSYNNKANVNEPVGRLLYNPDSGYMELELNGNSVKKSGKKNDQDNLIELMKRAVLKNKMANQSEKLSKQKNLIVQSKDQIKNLPLKEIKPEKVFSEFHLKPIGIRNNDKKNFKERILDIRQARMQLELDRAQATTKEDSLLIEQREIVINWAEAELKSAIVLIKIQKSKLEIQNKALYLSLLSLLMLLVLFLFAFWHYKHKAKMNRLLIRQNRRILDSINYAWRIQQSVLLNEDEIHKLLPDSFIYYRPKDIVSGDFYWLSEINNRLIIAVVDCTGHGVPGAFMSLIGNTLLNQIINEKQITDPASVLKELHKGVLKALRQDNKESLSEDGMEMSICVVDPVNSTMEFAGAMNPIYIVTDDKLQVINADVRSIGGKNLRLEMENQIEFTTKKVSLGENTSVYMFTDGYMDQFGGRNNKKFNTMNFKKLLIDIQHLGMQEQKMVIHNTMEDWKKDRNQIDDILVAGYSLGKRQKSTIEN
- a CDS encoding DUF1987 domain-containing protein, encoding MEKAIYFDATEDTPKVVLDKEKMKFEISGRSLPEDAEKFYETALNWMRNYANEPSSFTDFNINLEYFNSGSVKQVLKILITLEKVVKNGGKVSITWFYNQDDELMEIKGQEIKSILKIPFHLKIIE
- a CDS encoding peptidoglycan DD-metalloendopeptidase family protein, coding for MKLSILISFLLFCFSVNAGNPSVSYTCIYNNNNKNTSTEKTKDKKNNENKDHGEDEDENDEDEEALDSDSISLKINSTFCQNDFSSMNIPAHDLYGGWDNYVIHPYKFDLTKKTDTTFVFLQDENKCDYHHPISGYVTSNFGTRGSRFHYGIDIKLQIGDSVYNAFEGTVRIAKKSASYGNVVVVRHNNGLETLYAHLDKISVELGDVIGSGDLIGFGGNTGRSTGSHLHFEVRFQGEAINPNDIICFENNRLKMDTLAINKHLFDYVVNARAVKYYSVRKGDTLSGIAKKHRTTVSKLCKLNKFKSTTVLRVGKKIRYA
- a CDS encoding valine--tRNA ligase; the encoded protein is MEIASKYDPSLTEDKWYRHWMEQGFFNSVPDEREPYTIVIPPPNVTGVLHMGHMLNNTIQDVLVRRARMQGKNACWVPGTDHASIATEAKVVAMLKEKGINKADISREEFLKYAWEWKDKYGGLILDQLKKLGASCDWNRTRFTMEEDLSDAVISVFIDLYNKGFVYRGVRMVNWDPAGKTAVSDEEVIHKEVNSKLYYVKYKIEGSENEWITIATTRPETILGDTAVCVHPLDQRYKHLKGKNAIIPIVNRAVPIIFDEYIDMEFGTGALKVTPAHDINDYNLGVKHKLEVIDTINDDGTMSEQAGFYIGEDRFAVRKKIANDLQEEGYLIKTEDIKNKVGFSERTNAVIEPKLSRQWFVKMDKISGPALENVMNDNIKLVPEKFKNTYRNWMENVHDWCISRQLWWGQQIPAWYNEDGEIVVAKTRKEAGVLFSEKFPNKNNENIKQDEDVLDTWFSSWLWPISVFDGFKDPENPDIKYYYPTNDLVTGPDILFFWVARMIMAGYEFRGEKPFSNVYLTGIVRDKQGRKMSKQLGNSPEPLDLIKNFGADGVRVGMLLSAPAGNDLLFDESLCEQGRNFSNKIWNAFRLIKGWPISKSIEQPNVNKIAISWFKTKFNEELKTINDHYTKYRMSDALMATYKLVWDDFCAWYLEIIKPAYEQPIDSKTSEITLELLENLLKVLHPFIPFISEEIWHCMSERTKADCIIVAKWPVVKEQGDIEILEKFNTASDVVSAIRNLRKEKNIPMKEQLELYIKANETDAYTSMDSLISKLCNLSGINYVEDKVENAFSFLIKSNEYFIPLSTKIDIEAEIEKLNHELEYTHGFLHSVTKKLQNEKFVANAKSEVIETERKKAHDAEAKIKAIEEILASYIGK